Proteins from a single region of Nitrospira sp.:
- a CDS encoding ABC transporter permease: protein MAYHRIAALVVRHLYLYRRSLPRVMEIIYWPFLDLVVWGFITVYLATFQGQMPAVVTFLLGALILWDVLFRSQQGITISFLEELWARNLMNLFASPLTPSEFLAATMVMSLFKVTAVSIVMSLCAWLFYSYNVFIIGLWLMPFIVNLVLTGWIIGVFTTSLIMRFGQEAEVLAWSMVFLFQPISCVFYPMDVLPAWLRGVAWMNPAAHVFEGMRSLLATHVAPLTNLSLASGLNLLYLGAVILWFHHTFNVCKERGSLVRVGE, encoded by the coding sequence ATGGCCTATCATCGCATCGCAGCCCTGGTCGTTCGGCATCTCTATTTGTATCGGCGGAGTCTGCCGCGAGTGATGGAGATCATCTATTGGCCGTTTCTGGACCTAGTGGTGTGGGGATTCATTACCGTCTATCTGGCGACATTCCAGGGGCAGATGCCGGCGGTGGTCACGTTTTTGCTCGGCGCCCTCATCCTGTGGGACGTCTTGTTTCGTTCGCAACAGGGCATCACCATTTCGTTTCTCGAAGAACTTTGGGCGCGCAACCTGATGAATCTGTTTGCCAGTCCGCTCACCCCCAGCGAGTTTCTCGCGGCCACCATGGTGATGAGTCTGTTCAAGGTGACGGCGGTGTCGATTGTGATGTCTCTCTGCGCCTGGTTGTTTTACAGCTACAACGTCTTCATCATTGGGCTTTGGTTGATGCCGTTCATCGTGAATCTGGTGTTGACCGGTTGGATCATCGGCGTCTTTACGACCTCGCTCATCATGCGATTCGGGCAGGAGGCGGAGGTGTTGGCCTGGAGCATGGTGTTCTTGTTTCAGCCGATTTCCTGCGTGTTCTATCCGATGGATGTCCTGCCGGCATGGTTGAGAGGCGTGGCATGGATGAACCCGGCAGCGCACGTCTTTGAAGGCATGCGAAGTCTGCTCGCGACGCACGTGGCGCCGCTCACCAACCTGAGTCTGGCGAGCGGCCTGAATCTGTTGTATCTGGGGGCGGTCATTCTCTGGTTTCACCATACCTTCAATGTGTGCAAGGAACGCGGGTCTCTGGTGCGCGTAGGCGAATAG